The nucleotide window ACATGCTGATAAAGATTCACAGCTGTTCGTGGATGCATCGCTGCTTGCTCCGAGCGACTCACCACATTCATCTAAGGATTCATAGCTGTTGGTTGATGCATCGCTACTTGCTCCTAGAGACTCACTACGTGCTTCTAAAGATTCATAGCTGTTGGTGGATGCGTCGTTGCTTGCTAAATCAGATGTGGAGTCGTCGCTGTACCATATGTCAGATCCGTCTAGGAAGGCGTACTGAACAGAGGGGGAAAGGTAGGAAACGGCATAAAAGGGGTAAGCTATATAAACGGGGTAACTCATCGCTGGCTGTGGCAGGTTTGTTTGTTTCGTCGGGTTTATTTTATGTGGATAGTACCTTATCTTTAGGCCCTTCCATTTCCATTGGGGGTGGTACATATACAGGAGTATATTGAAATGGTCTTCCTACTGGATATACATAGCGTActtttatcttttatttttttttcttagcTTTTGAATTCGATTTGTCTGGACATGCACCTGGAATATTCTTGCAGTTTGCTTTTGTGCTTGGTCCACATTTGGCATCCGGGTACTAAATgacacaatttaaaaaattaaacagcgcataaatgtataaattcaCAAATGATGgtaaattatgaaaaaatgtaaaaaacaattatatGTATGAATGTATATagagaaattttattatacctGGGGCGTATTCCTATAACTGGCATAGGCAAAAGATGAGAAAAATAaggtgcaaaaaataaatacagaTGCATATAtagccttcattttttatagcataagatttttatatttattatattaaattggTGTTAACGGtaattttttcgattttaaaatgtatatttcatttttccttaataTCGGAATATATAGGAATGAAGGAAATTAATTCTActagaaaaaagaattttttgtgaatatgataatatatttatttgaaggATATTCCTAAAAGTTTGGATTATTACATTTACTATTTAAGCTTACTGAGGAATGGAATCTAAAAGTAGATGAAGGTTGATgctgcaaaaatgtatttacatatgtatatggaaatatatttatttatacatattcataaaaatatgcatctATATTTCTGTAGAAACTTTAAGgcgaaaggagaaaattttCGAGCATGGAATGAAATACACTATTGCCTAATATTTGTTTCAATAAGCATGgagatattttaaaaaaataaaaaattcatctttataattttttttattgtaatatCGTGTCGTTGTgcatataaacattttataatgCATTTTTGCATGTGCTTATGTACACATTCTTAAAAACtaagattttttaattttttgatttatCAACTATGTGCTTCATAAACAGGGGAATTCATTGCAGCGCAAATTATCTTTACCTGtaattctaaattttttctattttgaaaaattaaaacttaccttatttttttattaatattgtaAATGCCTTTTATATTGCACGATAtagaattattattttaaatactgacgaaaaatatgtaaattaacaatatttaaaaattgggaaaaaaacggttacatttaaaatatagtgatttttttgaacaactatttttgtttttctctccctcccttttctatgtttcccaaaaaaaaaaatttcactttATTTTGGCGTACAATGCAAGTAGTTTGGTctaatgtattaaaaataagtacatattaaatatatattttttttatgtttccaaaaaaaaaaaagaaaattttccattttttccttttctcatgctttttaatttgttggATTTTTAATTTAGACGTGAGAAACGGAAAGGATTGCCACCCTGTTGactatgcaaaaaaatatcttttatcatctaaaaataaagcagTGAATATGTTACATTTATAATCTATATACACTGTATAATGCATAATAATGTctaagcaaaaaggagacatgtgaatatatgttcatttattcatttctatttaaattttctaatttaCTTTTTGAGATTTTACAAGCTGTTAGCTAATTTGATGCTCTAGCTTAGAGCTTACGCACCAGCAGCGACAATGTTCTAAAAGAGCGTTACTACGTAATTTGCATACGTATTTATTGAAGCGATTCAATTTTGGTGTAAAATCACGATACTTTTTTACTCTGATGAATGTAGGTGGAAAATGTATTTTCGAAAATAAAGACATTCATTTTGGATTATCTCTGCTAATTTGTTATCTACTTGAAAAATTTAAGCGTTTTTGAGCAGGCAATAACGTGCGCTATAGCTTGTTCTCATGGATTTAcattaaaatgatttttttttttttttttttttaattctttcaTACGTAAAATTGGAGGAATAAGACATCTGGATAATTATGCATAAAGAAATGCAGCATAATAGTAATTAGCATTACATTGATGTcatttatttctcctttgtGATTAACAATTGGGAATTATTTctgcataaatatttttgaatgatcattttgaatgaaaaaaagaatgtcaCTTTAGTAATAAATAGAGCCAATTTTGATGCTATCCAAAAATTGAAGTAGAAGAAGCCAGAAAATTAACTATTGGACAACTCGAATTTGCACAAATAAGAACCAAACCACAGAGGTAAACTAATTATTCTGAAATACTTTTTTACCTTAAGAAAATCAATTTTTATGCTATTCTTTGATAACAATTCTATCCGTATGACCGTTTTACTttaggggaaaaatgaatgggtataaaatgataatagaATGGAATTatatggaaagaaaaaatattaacaatacatatgtacgccTATGAACAAATATGAACACATACATCTGCTTATGAAATAACGTTCAAGGGGAAACAATGCAGTCGATGTATGCAACAAACTCAGACTTAACgattaaaaagaaaggacAAACACAGGGGGTGGGTGTATTCAAAAAAGtggcatttaaaaaagaaaaagaaaaaggtaaaatttaAGTATTAATCTGTTTCTTTTCACGTATAATTGTTCTATTTTGGCATGTTATAAAGCATAATATACttaatcatataatttatatcttGAGGAGAATTGAATCAACTCttatgtaactttttttctctgtaaATCGTCTGTTCTTTTAgttattttatacttttgCAGGTGCTGATGGTGCAGCGGTCTTTTTCGGTGCTGCTTGTTTTTTCTGtgcagccttttttttcggtgCGGCTTGTTTTTTCGGTGTGGCTTGTTTCTTAGGTGTAGCTGGTTTTTTTGGTGCAGCTGCTTTCTTCGCTTTGGACGTTTTTTTGGAAGATTGTTTTCCGGGTTTAGGAGGATTTTCCAATGCATTTAATAAAGGttttacatattttgcaTAATCTGAGCGTGGATCATATGATTCTAATTTTTGGAAgtcattatttaatttttctacatCTTTGTGGAATGACTTGCTTTTTACACGTTTTGtcgggtttttttttttttcagaattACTTTCTAAcatctttttatattcatcacGTAGGTTAAAATCGTACTAAATgggtaatttaaaaaattaaaacaatttgTAATATGcgcttttatattataataaattttgaatGGAAATaataagatatatatatgtatgaacatttaggaaataattttatcatacatatatgaaatcatccaaaaaaaaacggacaaAATCAAATGCTTCCGAATAAGAGGCGAATAAggtggagaaaataaataagaatGCGTATAAagctttcatttttgataatatatgattgataatttattatttattatttttcttttttaattttaagttaGGGttagctttatttttttcgatttagtaaaaattatatcgTTCTGCCTTTGTATTGGGATATATACAGATACagcaaatttatttaataagcggaaataaaatttttgtaaatattataatatgattATTCAAAGAATTtactaaattttaaaataattgttatttatgatatctacaaaatagaaataaataattgtCAAGAAtaaatgttgcaaaaaagtatttatataaatttatagaagtatttttatatgaatatttatttatatatatacataaacaataatttgcatatgttttattcccaaaaaatataatatgatataagaaaaatttcgaatgcgaaatgaaatttattaatgaaaaacATTTCATGTAGACGTGACGTTTTTATGAAATagaaaattaatatttacgtttatttttagtgCATGATAATGTGAATTTATAAGCATGTTCCCTTTATATAGTAGAGTTTAgaaaaagttatatatacatatttttaaaatatattgcctttttttttatttttttaatttattatatagttaTTTTCCTAatgaaagggggaaagagcACTTCCCCGTGGGATGTACTACTTTCAATAATAGTAGTTATTTTATagctttaaaatttaaaatgtataatattttttttatttaaaattgttaatgctttattattatataatgtttaGAATGATTATACtaatataaagtaaaaataataaaatattatttttaagaatatGGATAAAGATGAATTCTTATGTTTAAGGGAATAATGATTAtattaaacaattttttcgttttttcttccctcccttttctATGTCCTCTGAAATTACATTCACTTCATTACGAGTTGCTGCATAATTTGTTTACGAAATATGCTCAAATTAAGTACATATTATAcaagtattttttatataatttttcaaaaaaaaaaaaaatttcaatttattCTCTTATGCTTTTTAgtttatctattttttagTGTAGATATCCAAAACTAATGGAATGTCATTCTGTAGATGATTTAATGTTTACTTTTGCTCCTGAAACTTGTGGctatgttatatttatatattatgtactACACTGCATAATATGCATCGTATAAGTATAAAAGGggcatttatttatcttcatttattcaatttcgtttatattttttaatttgcttttatttgtttttttgatattttaaaagctGTATTTAACTAAATCTATGTATTTGTTTAGAAGGTATGTACCGGCAAAATGTTAGAAAAAAGCGCTATTATGTAATGAGTACACGTACCTTTTTCTGCGatattgttttaatttgaaaatacaGAATGTGTTAATTGTGATTAATGCAGTATAGGcgtaaatattttcaaaaatgtagTGATGATTTTTACATTAGGAATTTTCTTTCTAGTTTGTTATGTTCTTCATCATTTGAGGCGTTATTTATGCTGAAATGATATACACtcaaaatttttcaaaataatgcacattaaagttatttttttttataactacCTTTAAATATTGATAAAACTTTTATCTTATTGAAGGACGCTTTTTCGTGATGTATTTACTCCTCATCTAATCCTTTCCCCAGAGGGTCACGTATTTTACGTGTGacatattttaatgtatCCCACAATTATATGCAAGATGATCTTTTATTCTGTTCATAGATTGTAATTTGCCCTATTACAGAATATCACTAATTTTAGAATAACACAAAAGTGAATTATCCATTTAGATACCAACAATTCGGATTAGTAAGGGAAAACTTAAGGCGTAGGTtgctatgttttttttcagaggacacttttaaattatacttATGAATGAGAAAAATCTTACCACTTCTCAATGTATTTGCGCACTTAAGAAAATGAAACTGGcaatatttaaatttgtaaaatacCAGGTAgcgctttccatttttaatttccattGCTGAAGATGAAATAATTGAAGAATTGAAGAAGTGACAAGATTTATCCTTCACCTCAAGCCGGCGATGTTCTAACAAATTACATGTTAGAGTTTTAATTACTGAACTCTTTGTAAAGAGTTCTTAGATGATTCAACTAATGGAAAGAGTCAGTGCAATAGGTGTAGTCTAGTTAATTATATAGATAGATCGTTAACATgaaggttttttttctacatagttgtttatatatagaatatttttttttgcaaaaggaaaaggtagTTTTTTCCTCTTAAATGTCGTGGAACAGAACAATAGAAGTGGGCTATAAAAATGGATGTATCGATaagcgtaaaaaatttataattaagtAGCTATTGATTTGttataaagagaaatatacattttctCTATACTATAATTATGCAAATatagtaatttaaaaattagcacaaaaaaaaaaaaaaaaaaatagcatccTTATTTAACGAGGtaaaatgatgaaaagtCGAAATGATGCaggaagtaaaaataatagcacTAGAAAAGGAGTATATATGTCTACGGTTTTATTCTCTCATACGGAAGCGCTTCTGGCAACTACTTATATAAAGGTTGCCTTGGACTGTAATGACACCGTGTATTATTCCTTAAGTTGAGGACTATTCCAACGTACGTGTTaacatgttttttatttatatgctgAGTTAGAAGCCTTCATATTGGTCTAACGATCTACCATAGTACAGAAACAAAATTGCACCGGATATGTTTTACGtactatataattttttctgagATGTAATAAtcgagttaaaaaaaaaaataacatttgaGGATAGATGAGCAAAATAAACTACACCGAAGGGAATAGACTATATTACAGTATGAACACACAAAGTGGGTAACCttttaatgcatatataagaagtaataataataaatgaacaatttaaatatgaTGAAGTGAAACATTAGTTAAAAGATTTatgagcgttttttttttcttttttaattatttcatatgtaaaattggaaaaataatacatcTGGATAGTTATGCATAAAAAACTGCAGCATAATAATCATTACAATTACATGGTCGTCATTTATATCTCCTTTGTGATTAACAGTTGGGAATTATTTctgcataaatatttttgaatgatcattttgaatgaaaaaaagaatgtcaCTTTAGTAATAAATAGAGCAAATTTTGATGCTATCCAATAATTGACTTAGAAGAAGCAAGAAAAATAACTATAGGACAACCAGAGTTGGGCACAAATATGAATCAAACCACACAGAGgtaaacaaattattatgatgttctttttttaccctaagataataaaattttatgctATTCTTTGATGACAGTTCTATTAGTATAACCGTTTTAGttcagggggaaaaaagaattagtataaaattatactgGAGTGGAATGATATGGAATGAACAAAAATCAAcaatacatatgtacacatatgaaCAAATATGAACACATACATCTGCTTATGAAATAACGTTCAAGGGGAAACAATGCAGTCGATGTATGCAACAAACTCAGACTTAACgattaaaaagaaaggacAAACACAGGGGGTGGGTGTATTCAAAAAAGtggcatttaaaaaagaaaaagaaaaaggtaaaatttaAGTATTAATCTGTTTCTTTTCACGTATAATTGTTCTATTTTGGCATGTTATAAAGCATAATATACTTAATCgtataattcatattttgaGGAGAATTTTATCAACACTTATGTAACCTTTTTTCTCAGAGAATCACCTGATAttttagttattttaaaCTTACGCAGAAGTTTCTGGTGCAGCGGGCTTTTTCTGtgcagccttttttttcggtgCGGCTTGTTTTTTCGGTGTGGCTTGTTTCTTAGGTGTAGCTGGTTTTTTTCGTGCAGCTGCTTTCTTCGCTTTGGATGTTTTTTTGGAAGATTGTTTTCTGGGTTTAGGAGGATTTTCCAATGCATATAATAAAGGttttacatattttgcaTAATCTGAGCGTGGATCATATGATTCTAATTTTTGGAAgtcattatttaatttttctacatCTTTGTGGAATGACTTGCTTTTTACACGTTTTATCgggttctcttttttttcagaattACTTTCTAACATCTTGTTATATTCATCACGTAGGTTAAAATCGTACTAAATgggtaatataaaaaattaaaacaatttgtaatatatgcttttatattataataaattgtgaatggaaataaaaatatatatatatatatatatatatgtatgtatgaatttatatatgcgaaaattttattatacatagaAGCAGCGATtaactaaatatttttcaatatcACTTCCAAAGCATGAGGCGAATAAggtggagaaaataaataaggaTGCGTATAAAGCTTTCATTTTGGATAATATATGAttgattatttattattttttctttttaattttaagttaGGGTcagctttatttttttcgatttagtaaaaattatatcgTTCTGCCTTTGTATTGGGATATATACAGATACagcaaatttatttaataagcggaaacaaaatttttgtaaatattataataagcTTATTAAGAGATCTTTattttagtaaaattttaGATAATTGCTATTTAGGGTTATCTACCAAataggaaaaggaaaatagtTAAAGTTggattttggaaaaaagtatttatatttatttaagaatatttttatttaaatatttatttatataaataaatcataGAATACATTtctgcggaaaaaaaaacgcgatataaaaaaagtttctaATGCGgaatgaaatttattttcttttaaatattttatgcaaacgtgacgtttttataaaagaaaaattaatatttacaattttgcttAATTCATATTGAGCtgttatacatattaacgcttttatgtaatatggtttaggaaaaattttaatattggtatttttaaaaagtagcacctttatattcttaatttcctaaatttgttataattttgtgcttaaagagaaaaataaaatttctttctgaaaaatatttctttggATAATCCTAATTATTTTGtagtttaaaattttaaaatgtataacatttttttattaaaattgtaaatatctATCACAACATAAGATTTTATAATGTTTATAGACATATATTAAGTAAAAACAAGGAAATGTTAGAATCTAAgaatttgggaaaaaaaaaaaaagttttctccctttttaagaaatgatcaattttttgaattactcttttttgtttttgtttccctACCGTTTCTATGTTTCCcccaatatatttttttctaaatttgatttttgggggaaaaataagtaGTTTGGATAATGTATTCAAATTAAGTATATACTAAatgcatgtttttttttataatgttccataaaataaattttttttttttttttttttcattttttgctaagTTGTCCAGTTATTAGTTCAAACTTTTGAGTCAAAAGAGAAGCTATCCTGTTGACATtttaatgtttatttttgcttctaAAAAACGATGCATGTTAGATTTGCAATAGGTGGTACCCTATATAATTCATAACGTATAAGCATAAAAAGCGCCACGAAAATATATCTTCCTTTATGCATTTCTGTTTGAATCCTTTAAtttgcctttattttttttatgcgaaATCATATGTCTATTAATCAAATAGTTATATTCGTTTTGAATTTATTTACGAACCTGCGGCATTGACGGTTGAAAGGATCTTTACTATTATATAAAGACATAAGTTATCCTTAAATCGAtccaattttaatatgaaacaaaaaattagttCGCCGTATTGAATGCAGTTTTGGTAGGagcattttccaaaatagaGTTATGTAACTGATGGGATTGCCTTTCTAGTTTGtcatgttttataaaaattttatgcttGAGCTGAGTAGACAATAATGTGCGCTATAGCTTGTTCTCATGGATTAAcattaaaatgatttttttttatttctcttttgAATATTGATCCAACTTTTGCCTTGTTAagggtttcttttttgcgatATATCGCTTTATAGAACTGCTCAAAGagttcataattttatttatgtgatAATTTAAAGTGCCCCATAATTACATGCACGGTGGTCTTGCTCTGTTCCGAGATTGTAAATGATTTTCCAACTGGTTGTCTCTAATTTTAAGTTGATACAAAAGTGGGGTTATCAATTTTGATCGCCTACaaatgcttctttttttttttggacatcGTGGGTTCTACGGAGCTATACTTTTTCAGTGGACAATTTTAGGTTATATTTATGAAtgagaacaaaaatattaccACTTCTCTTGTTTTTTCGCAAATGAGAAAGTGAAACTGTCAATTTTTAGCTTTGCATAATGTGAGGAAGCGCTTTTTACTCTAAATTTTCAGCGCGTAAGTGCAAATTGTTACGATGGTCCAAATGTGACAGGGTGAGCCTTTCAACACAAATGTGCGGTATTATAATAAACTCAATgcaaatgttttaatttttaaacttttcgTAAATGATTCTGAAATGACGAATATAATTGGTGTAGTAAGCATAGTATGTAAGCGTTCAGTTGATTGTATACATAGATCGTTAAAATGAAGGAGTTAGTTAGGTGGCgcgataaaatattttttttggcaaaggaagggaatttttttttctcgcaaCTATTAGGGAAAAACCAATAAGTAAGGCATAAAAATGGATATAATAATAAGcgtgaaaattttataattacttATCTATCGAACGGTTATGAAAAGACCTTTACTTTATGCTATTACTAtcgtaaaataataacttaaattttagtataaaaaaaatgcatcatTATTTAACGactcaaaatggtgaaaatgaGGACTGATGGAGGAAGTAAAAGCGATAGATTTAGAGCAAGATATGTCTATTGTTTTTCCACCCATGCGATTACGTTAGGCGCAGCCTTTCATATATAAATCAGGATGAGCTGTGTGTCATGTGGTTCTTCAGAATAGGGGCTACTCCACCATTCGCCTTACTATGTTATATTTGCCGCAATCAGTTCTTGGTCTGCTTTATGGGTTAACGCTTAATTATTGGGCAATACTAAATGGATAATAAAGCgatgtaatatttttataactttatATGTGGTCTTTATGcgatgtaaaaataatgttaatgGGAAATTCTCATTTGAACAGCATAATGGAATTTAGAATTAGGAGAGAATATGTAATTTTGATGTACGCCCCTGGAgaaagggaatttttttaaggtgcaaataaaaagtaataacaataaaaaaaaggataaatgaaaaatttacacacgATGAACTGCAACAGTAATGTAATAACCTATCAGAAAAAttgttttcaatttttttgatatatacAGTGGGAAGCGTAAGACATCTGGCCAATTTAGGCAGAAAGAAGTCCGAGGTGATAAATATAtccattaattttatttatatcacCTTTGTGTTAACTCGTAGGAATTATTActgcataaatatttttgaacaataatttttaatgagaaaaaaaaaacatcattGTAGAAGTAGCGCAAATTTTGTTGCTACGCATAAATTTGAGCTAAAAAAAGACAATGATTGTTGGGTTGCCCCAATTAATCACAAAGAAGAACTGAGCTAGGTAAGTAAACACATTATCATATTAGAAtatctcctttttgtttaatttatgGAAATGACAAATTATGCCATACACTGAGGGTGGTTGTGTCTATTTGGCCATTTAGTTTGGGGCGAAGGTTAATTatcataaaagaaaaatggtaaaaagtGGACAGAACAAGATAAAACTATATACATGTAAGTACAcatgaacatatatatatatatatatatatatatatatatatatatatatgtgcttaTAAAATAACTTTCAAAGGAGGAAATATCCTCGAAGGTATGCAACGAATAGAGGATTAACCGTTAAAAAGATATGAAGACGATGTTATAGGGATTATTCGAAACGatcgcatatttttaaaaaataacgacAGTAATTAAGAGTTATTTTAGAATTTTTTGATCTTCGCGTAGCATCGTCTTTTTTATCTGcggctgtattttttttcttttttgctggtgcgtgtgtattttttagTGCCGTTACACATATTGTGGCTATTTAATAAGACCGcggttttttaattttgttcatttgaatcattttatttttttcgttaacaATTCGAGTCTAGCATagagcatatttttatgctacggttttttattctattcatatttttgacAGTAGTGCCAAACGtggcaatttaaaaaattgaacaatttatatatgtagtaAATAAGCAAACAAATGAACGGCTGTGTAAGAATGAATAAGTGTGAGGGgagaaatttataaaatatgtaaacatTTCTCAAAACAACTAGCAGGACAAAACATatgaaacaaataaaaaggaaaaaatgaatgcgGGCGCATATGTAAATCTTTCACTTTTCAAAACATAATACTTTAAtatcttttatattaaattagaGTTAACGGTAATTTTCTCTACTTGTTAATATACgttgcttttttccctcaaaattgtaatatatgcgaatgcagaaaaaatggtTCAATTGAATGAGAACGAATTTTATGTAAACGTTGATAACATAcctattaaattatttttgtaaatttttggaAGCTTACCATTTAAGCTCTCTATACGAGgtgggaattaaaaatagctaaTGGTAgatgttgcaaaaatgttttgaaaTACATAGTGAGGATTAATTGTtttatacatacgtataaaTGTCTGCATATATATTGTGTAGAAACGGTAATGCAATATACCagaaattttgcaaaagggggaatgaAACGTATTATTGGCAACTATTTCACGGGAACATGACATGTTTAcgaaatacaaaattaatatttgcaatttttttcattgttaaATTATGTtgttgtatatataaaccttttattatatggtttataaaaagttgtatatacatatttttgaaaacaaaccctttttttttcttaattctACTATGCcaattatatgtttatataatgaagaaattgtACTGGTTGTTGAAAAGTGTTTCTTTCGATAAtcgtaattattttttcgttttaaaaCTTGaaatctatatattttttctttattaaaattgtaaaagacCTATTTCATGTTGTACAATTTCGAATggttatattaaatataagggaagaaaaagcaaagtataaaaatttttaaattgagt belongs to Plasmodium vivax chromosome 3, whole genome shotgun sequence and includes:
- a CDS encoding hypothetical protein (encoded by transcript PVX_096040A), giving the protein MEMEGPKDKYAFLDGSDIWYSDDSTSDLASNDASTNSYESLEARSESLGASSDASTNSYESLDECGESLGASSDASTNSCESLSACSESLGASRESLTESNESLNEFYGGEESIACEDEPNKKKFMGDELRSEISEDNLPREDLFHVEEGYEEMLNDSLKYNFQ
- a CDS encoding hypothetical protein (encoded by transcript PVX_096030A), with the protein product MKALYASLFIFSTLFASCFGSDIEKYLVNRCFYYDFNLRDEYNKMLESNSEKKENPIKRVKSKSFHKDVEKLNNDFQKLESYDPRSDYAKYVKPLLYALENPPKPRKQSSKKTSKAKKAAARKKPATPKKQATPKKQAAPKKKAAQKKPAAPETSA
- a CDS encoding hypothetical protein (encoded by transcript PVX_096035A), whose product is MKALYAFLFIFSTLFASYSEAFDFVRFFLDDFIYYDFNLRDEYKKMLESNSEKKKNPTKRVKSKSFHKDVEKLNNDFQKLESYDPRSDYAKYVKPLLNALENPPKPGKQSSKKTSKAKKAAAPKKPATPKKQATPKKQAAPKKKAAQKKQAAPKKTAAPSAPAKV